A region from the Microcebus murinus isolate Inina chromosome 3, M.murinus_Inina_mat1.0, whole genome shotgun sequence genome encodes:
- the SOCS5 gene encoding suppressor of cytokine signaling 5, which yields MDKVGKMWNNFKYRCQNLFSHEGGSRGESVDMNSNRCLSAKERSISVVDSAPQQQSSPLRENVALQLGLNPSKNSSRRNQNCATEIPQIVEISIEKDNDSCVTPGTRLARRDSYSRHAPWGGKKKHSCSTKTQSSLDTDKKFGRTRSGLQRRERRYGVSSVHDMDSVSSRTVGSRSLRQRLQDTVGLCFPMRTYNKQSKPLFSNKRKIHLSELMLEKCPFPAGSDLAQKWHLIKQHTAPVSPHSTFFDTFDPSLVSTEDEEDRLRERRRLSIEEGVDPPPNAQIHTFEATAQVNPLYKLGPKLAPGMTEISGDSSAIPQTSCDSEEDTTTLCLQSRRQKQRQVSGDSHAHVSRQGAWKVHTQIDYIHCLVPDLLQITGNPCYWGVMDRYEAEALLEGKPEGTFLLRDSAQEDYLFSVSFRRYNRSLHARIEQWNHNFSFDAHDPCVFHSSTVTGLLEHYKDPSSCMFFEPLLTISLNRTFPFSLQYICRAVICRCTTYDGIDGLPLPSMLQDFLKEYHYKQKVRVRWLEREPVKAK from the coding sequence ATGGATAAAGTGGGGAAAATGTGGAATAACTTCAAATACAGGTGTCAGAATCTCTTCAGTCATGAGGGAGGAAGCCGTGGTGAAAGCGTGGACATGAACTCCAACAGATGTTTGTCTGCCAAAGAGAGAAGCATCAGTGTAGTAGACTCAGCTCCTCAGCAGCAAAGCAGTCCCTTAAGAGAGAATGTTGCCTTACAATTAGGGTTAAACCCTTCAAAGAATTCTTCAAGGAGAAACCAAAATTGTGCCACTGAAATCCCTCAAATTGTAGAAATAAGCATTGAAAAGGATAATGATTCTTGTGTCACCCCAGGAACAAGACTTGCACGAAGGGATTCCTACTCTCGACATGCTCCATGGggtggaaagaaaaaacattccTGTTCTACAAAGACCCAAAGTTCATTGGATACTGATAAAAAGTTTGGTAGAACTCGAAGTGGACTCCAGAGGAGAGAGAGGCGCTATGGCGTAAGCTCTGTACACGACATGGACAGTGTTTCCAGCAGAACCGTAGGAAGTCGCTCTCTCAGACAGAGGTTGCAGGATACTGTGGGCTTGTGTTTTCCCATGAGAACTTATAACAAGCAGTCAAAACCTCTCttttccaataaaagaaaaatacatctttctGAATTAATGCTTGAGAAATGCCCTTTTCCTGCTGGCTCAGATTTAGCCCAAAAATGGCATTTGATTAAACAGCATACAGCTCCTGTGAGCCCACATTCAACATTTTTTGATACATTTGATCCATCTTTGGTTTCTACAGAAGATGAAGAAGATAGGCTTAGAGAGAGAAGACGGCTTAGTATTGAAGAAGGGGTTGATCCCCCTCCCAATGCACAAATACATACATTTGAAGCTACTGCACAGGTTAATCCATTATATAAACTGGGACCAAAGTTAGCTCCTGGAATGACTGAAATAAGTGGGGACAGTTCTGCAATTCCACAAACCAGTTGTGACTCGGAAGAGGACACAACCACCCTGTGTTTGCAGTCACGGAGGCAGAAGCAGCGTCAGGTATCCGGAGACAGCCATGCCCATGTTAGCAGACAGGGAGCTTGGAAAGTCCACACACAGATTGATTACATACACTGCCTCGTGCCAGATTTGCTTCAGATTACTGGGAATCCCTGTTACTGGGGAGTGATGGACCGTTATGAAGCAGAAGCCCTTCTGGAAGGGAAGCCTGAAGGCACATTTTTGCTCAGGGACTCTGCACAGGAGGACTACCTCTTCTCTGTGAGCTTCCGCCGCTACAACAGATCCCTGCATGCCCGAATTGAACAGTGGAATCACAACTTTAGTTTTGATGCACATGACCCATGTGTATTTCACTCCTCCACTGTAACAGGACTTTTAGAACATTATAAAGATCCCAGTTCTTGCATGTTTTTTGAACCATTGCTTACTATATCACTCAATAGGACTTTTCCTTTTAGCCTGCAGTATATCTGCCGTGCGGTAATCTGCAGGTGCACTACATATGATGGAATTGATGGGCTCCCTTTACCATCAATGttacaggattttttaaaagaatatcattATAAACAAAAAGTTAGGGTTCGCTGGTTAGAAAGAGAACCAGTCAAGGCAAAGTAA